The genomic DNA CGGGCCAGATCCCCGTTCGTCCGCCAGAACGTCTTCCACTCGCCGTCGCTCTCCACCGCCTCGAAGAACGAATCGGGGATGCGCACGGAGTTGTTCGAGTTCTGCCCGCTGACCGTCTGGTACGCCTCGCCGTTGAAGTCGTAGTCGAGCTTCAGCCCCATCTTGGAGGCCGTCTCCTGCTGCTCCTTCGAGAGCTTCTTCATTCCCTCGACGAGCGCGGCAACCTTGATCTCTTCGCGGACCTTCCAGTTCACAAAGGTCTGGATGTCCGGGTGGTCCATGTCGAGGCAGACCATCTTCGCGGCGCGGCGTGTCGTCCCGCCGGACTTGATCGCGCTCGCGGCACGGTCGCCGATCTTCAGCCAGGACATCAGGCCGCTGGACTTGCCGCCACCGGAGAGGGGTTCGCCCTCGCCGCGCAGGTGGCTGAAGTTGGTGCCGGTGCCGGAGCCGTACTTGAACAGCCGGGCCTCACGGACCCAGAGGTCCATGATGCCGCCGGGGTTGACGAGATCGTCCTCAACGCTCTGGATGAAGCATGCGTGGGGCTGCGGGTGGGTGTAGGCATCGCTCGCCAGCGAGACCTCCCCCGTCTTCGGATCGACAACGCAGTGTCCCTGGGCCGGGCCGGAGATGCCGTACGCCCAGTTCAGCCCCGTGTTGAACCACTGGGGCGAGTTGGGAGCACACATCTGGTGCACCATCATGTAGACGAGCTCGTCGTAGAACGCCTGAGCGTCAGCCGCGGCGTCGAAGTACCCGTGCGTCTCGCCCCAGTAACGCCAGCACCCGGCCAGCCGGTGGATCACCTGGCGCGCGGAGCGCTCGGGACCGGTGACGAGCTTGCCGTCCTTGTCCTTCTTGAATCTGCCGCCCGCCCCCGCGCCGGGGATCGCGCACGGGTCCTCCATCTGCGGCACGCCCGCCTTGCGGAAGTACTTGGAGACCATGATGTCGGTCGCGAGCTGCGACCAGGTCTCCGGCACCTCGGCATCCTTCATCTCGAAGACGACCGAGCCGTCGGGGTTCGAGATCTTCGACGACCGGCGCGTCCAGCGCACGCTGTCGAAGGGGTCCATTCCGTCCTTGGTGAACTTGCGGGTGATCTTCATCGTGCGACGCCTCGCTTCAAACTCGCCATTCGGCATTCGCCATCAGGCATTCGGTGTGACGCTCCGAATGAGCCCGGCCAACACCTTGCTTGTGTCGTTCCAATCCGAAGTCAGGCGGTCAAACTCTGTCTGCGGAATCAACTGAAGGTCTCGTGCAAACTGCAGCTGCGTATCCAACTCAAAGAGAGAAGCTCTTGCCATCTTCAAGAACCGAATGTAATCGTGAGTCGATCCCCGGCCGAACCCCTCCGCGATGTTGCTCGGCACGGAAATCGCCGACCGTCGAAGCTGTGAAACCAGTCCATATCGCTCCGTCGTCGGAAAGGTGCTCGTGACCCGGTACACCTGCAAGCCCAGCGCGTAGGCCAACTGCCACGCCCGGAGATCTCGATGTGACCGAATGTCTCCCACGCTCAAAGCTCACAGTCGGCCTGCCTTCCGCGAATGCCGAATGGCGAATGGCAAATGCCCCTCAATCCACCTTCGGCAACGTCAACCCACCCTGATCCTGATACTTCCCACCCTTGTCCGCGTACGAGGTCTGGCAGACCTGGTCCGCGACGAGGAAGACCAACTGCGCCACACCCTCGTTCGCGTACACCCGCGCCGGCAGAGGCGTCGTGTTGCTGATCTCCAGCGTCACCTTGCCGCGCCACTCCGGCTCCAGGGGCGTCACGTTCACAATCAAGCCGCAGCGCGCGTACGTGCTCTTCCCCACGCAGATCACCAGCACATCGCGCGGGATCTCGATGTACTCCACCGTTTCGCAGAGCGCGAAGGAGTTGGGCGGGATGATCACGTACTGCTGGCCTTCGGGCTTGTGCCCGACATCGACCTCGACCATCATGTCGTCGCTGAACAACTTCGGATCGACGACTGCGATGTCGCCGGACTTGGGCGTCGGCGTGAAGATCTTGAAGCGCGTGCCGACCCGAACGTCGTATCCATATGAGGAGACGCCGAAGGAGATCCGGCCCGGACGCTTCTGGGCGTCGGCAAAGGGCTCAATGCGAACCCGTTCCCGAATCTGCGTGTCGCTCAGCACACCCACTTCCAAATCCCTTTCAATACCCGAATATACGACCGAATGCAGACACCGACAAACGTCCCCGATGGGCGTTGTTCCTGGCTTTCCCTGCCGGTCTGGTCATCCCGCCAGAACTCAGCGGGGGCTCAGGATACCACTACAGATCGTGCTGGCAATGGGGTCAGACCACAAAATCCGGTAGGACTTTCCTGAATATCCTGTCACTTGCGCACAAATGACGCTCATCTTTGGACTTACGCGATTCGGATGTTCGGTGTCCGACCCTACGATTTCATCAAGAATGGGTTCAGCCACCCATCTTTGCGTGGTCGCCGAGGGCCTCAGATTGTGGATAGCTTTGCGATTCGTCCGGATTCCTCGTCTTGGGGTCCATACCCCCCATCTTGCGAGCAGGCGGAACGTCTCGCCCGCAACTCCCGTAAAGTTCACGCTTTCCATGTCCCCCTGCCCGGAGCTTTGCATGCCGCAGCTTGCTCGGTTCAGTCTCTTGTTTGCCACCCTCGCCCTTCTCGCGGCGTCCGTCTTGCCGCTCGGCGGGTGTGGCGGCTCGAAAAAGGAGCCGCCTCGTGCGAGAACCGTTGCGCCGGTCGTTCGCAACGTTCCGGCCTCGTTGCGAGGCACCATCGGCTCTGAGGTCACCATCAACGGCGTGCAGCCCGTGGTTGTCTCGGGGCTTGGGCTCGT from Phycisphaeraceae bacterium includes the following:
- a CDS encoding four helix bundle protein, translating into MGDIRSHRDLRAWQLAYALGLQVYRVTSTFPTTERYGLVSQLRRSAISVPSNIAEGFGRGSTHDYIRFLKMARASLFELDTQLQFARDLQLIPQTEFDRLTSDWNDTSKVLAGLIRSVTPNA
- a CDS encoding dCTP deaminase, coding for MGVLSDTQIRERVRIEPFADAQKRPGRISFGVSSYGYDVRVGTRFKIFTPTPKSGDIAVVDPKLFSDDMMVEVDVGHKPEGQQYVIIPPNSFALCETVEYIEIPRDVLVICVGKSTYARCGLIVNVTPLEPEWRGKVTLEISNTTPLPARVYANEGVAQLVFLVADQVCQTSYADKGGKYQDQGGLTLPKVD